Proteins encoded by one window of Blastopirellula marina:
- the rsmG gene encoding 16S rRNA (guanine(527)-N(7))-methyltransferase RsmG, which translates to MSEDGSPSATLEDALQKYGAPLPAEIRDQLQRYIDALWEINKSLNLTRHTDYDKFVSRDLIDSLALAGQLKPNEEILDMGSGGGVPGIVIAILRPDIRVTLCDSVGKKAHAMQAIVEQLELEVPVYHNRAEEILEDFSFDAVVCRAVAPMKKLLTWLDGHWPAAGRLLTIKGGRWLEEVKEARHHGVTKGVEIRNAHEYETPGNDHPSVIVKVWPKGRKEP; encoded by the coding sequence ATGAGCGAAGACGGTTCCCCCAGCGCCACTCTTGAAGATGCCCTGCAAAAGTATGGGGCTCCTCTGCCTGCGGAAATCCGCGATCAACTTCAGCGGTATATCGACGCGCTGTGGGAGATCAACAAATCGCTGAACCTCACGCGGCACACCGACTACGATAAGTTCGTCTCTCGCGATTTGATCGACAGTCTGGCACTGGCTGGTCAGCTGAAGCCCAACGAAGAAATTCTCGACATGGGAAGTGGCGGGGGCGTTCCCGGGATTGTGATTGCGATCCTGCGGCCCGATATACGTGTCACCTTATGTGATTCGGTCGGCAAAAAGGCCCACGCGATGCAGGCCATCGTCGAGCAGCTCGAGCTGGAGGTTCCCGTTTACCACAATCGGGCGGAAGAGATTCTGGAAGACTTCAGCTTCGATGCCGTTGTTTGCCGTGCGGTTGCGCCGATGAAGAAGCTGCTAACGTGGTTAGATGGACATTGGCCAGCTGCCGGCCGTTTGCTGACCATCAAAGGTGGGCGCTGGCTCGAAGAAGTCAAAGAAGCCCGTCATCATGGCGTGACTAAGGGGGTCGAGATTCGCAATGCCCACGAATACGAGACCCCCGGTAACGATCATCCTAGCGTGATCGTAAAAGTTTGGCCGAAAGGTCGCAAAGAGCCCTAA
- the map gene encoding type I methionyl aminopeptidase, translated as MLHGRRHLQLVDSERDAMRVACQFNAQLMDFVRPHVKAGITTEAIDRMVHEYTLDHGHTPACLNYQGFPKSCCTSINEVICHGIPDKYELKEGDIVNVDLTSIVDGWHGDQSETFLIGEVTPEAKQVTQCAFDCLYLAIDAIYPECRVSEIGRVIVEEAKKYNFGVVEEFVGHGLGRRFHQDPSIPHVPTRAAHSVRLLPGVCFTIEPMINIGGAATQLDPTDGWTVRTRDRSLSAQFEHTILMTENGPEILSMTKDGPQKGHKF; from the coding sequence ATGCTTCACGGACGACGTCATCTTCAGCTGGTTGATTCCGAACGCGACGCGATGCGAGTTGCCTGTCAGTTCAACGCGCAACTGATGGACTTCGTGCGCCCTCATGTCAAAGCTGGCATCACGACCGAGGCCATTGATCGAATGGTGCACGAGTACACACTCGATCATGGACACACGCCGGCCTGTTTGAATTACCAAGGCTTCCCGAAAAGCTGCTGTACTAGCATCAATGAAGTCATTTGCCATGGGATTCCAGACAAGTACGAGCTGAAAGAAGGGGATATCGTTAACGTCGACCTGACGTCGATCGTCGACGGATGGCACGGCGATCAATCGGAAACCTTCTTGATTGGTGAAGTGACCCCAGAAGCCAAGCAGGTTACCCAGTGTGCGTTTGACTGCTTGTACCTGGCCATTGATGCGATCTACCCCGAGTGCCGCGTTTCGGAAATTGGCCGGGTGATTGTCGAAGAGGCTAAGAAATACAACTTTGGCGTGGTCGAGGAGTTTGTCGGGCACGGCTTAGGTCGACGATTCCATCAAGATCCTTCGATTCCTCATGTGCCGACACGTGCTGCCCACTCGGTTCGCCTGCTGCCAGGTGTCTGCTTCACGATTGAACCGATGATCAACATCGGAGGTGCCGCAACCCAACTCGATCCGACCGATGGTTGGACGGTCCGCACGCGCGATCGCAGCTTGAGTGCCCAGTTCGAGCACACGATTCTTATGACCGAGAACGGCCCCGAGATCCTTTCGATGACGAAAGATGGTCCTCAGAAGGGACATAAGTTCTAA
- the leuS gene encoding leucine--tRNA ligase, protein MPRYNPAQIEPKWQKYWDENQTFRTPDLPSGEKLYVLDMFPYPSGAGLHVGHPEGYTATDIVCRFARMNGKSVLHPMGFDSFGLPAEEYAIKHNVHPRETTEKNIGEFIRQLKMLGFSYDWQRQIATTDVDYFLWTQWIFLVLFDTWYDHDAGKGRPIAELPIPDDVKAEGDEAVRDYQDEHRLAYVSEAPVNWCPELGTVLANEEVIDGKSERGGHPVQRLPLRQWMLRITAYAQRLESDLESLDWSESIKQLQRNWIGRSAGAEVDFFLGTAQQYTPWEIERKKLGYPRKPGTDVLRVYTTRPDTLFGATYMVIAPEHPLVDQLTTAEQSDAVKKYCQAAAFKSDLERTELAKDKTGVFSGSYAINPVTGQPVPIWIADYVLASYGTGAIMAVPAHDDRDFEFAQKFNIPVIAVVDPGDKSDIDRDAVLAGKACATFDGVAINSGKYNGMKTAEVKAQIALDLEQNGLGREATNFKLRDWLFSRQRFWGEPFPILKELDANGEPTGKIRAVPVDQLPVDLPQIEDYKPIGRPEPPLEKADESWLYPVIDGVKYKRETNTMPQWAGSCWYYLRFIDPKNDQVFVDPEKEKAWMPIDLYIGGAEHAVLHLLYSRFWHKVLYDRGYVSTPEPFQKLVNQGMILGEIEYMGFQTEDGSWIASNLVKKQEDGSLVDDKGNAVKSVALAEGDVFKKGDGFVLAANNDIRIDSRAHKMSKSRGNVVNPDDVVRDFGADSLRLYEMFMGPLEATKPWAMDGVKGVRGFLDRAWRMLIDHNAEEVVLNAAIQDVEPTEEQNKILHRTLKSVTHDLNNISFNTAIARLMEFTNFFTKESTRPKKAMEWFALMLSPLAPHLAEEFWQLLGHGNTLAYEPWPQFVESYTKDNEVEVPVQIMGKVRGRITVPADIKKDDLEALAKADARVLELLEGKQIVKTIVVPGRLVNFVVK, encoded by the coding sequence ATGCCTCGCTACAATCCGGCCCAGATCGAACCCAAATGGCAAAAGTACTGGGACGAGAATCAAACTTTCCGCACGCCTGATCTCCCCAGCGGCGAGAAGCTTTACGTCTTGGATATGTTTCCCTATCCAAGTGGTGCCGGCCTCCATGTAGGGCATCCCGAAGGTTACACGGCAACCGATATCGTCTGCCGCTTTGCTCGCATGAACGGAAAAAGCGTCTTGCACCCGATGGGCTTCGACTCGTTCGGGCTTCCGGCGGAAGAATACGCGATCAAGCATAACGTCCATCCTCGCGAAACGACCGAAAAGAATATCGGCGAATTCATCCGCCAGTTGAAGATGCTTGGCTTCAGCTATGACTGGCAGCGTCAGATCGCCACGACCGACGTCGACTATTTCCTTTGGACGCAGTGGATTTTCCTCGTTCTCTTCGACACGTGGTACGACCACGACGCCGGCAAAGGCCGCCCAATTGCCGAGCTTCCGATCCCCGACGACGTGAAAGCCGAAGGGGACGAAGCCGTCCGCGATTACCAGGACGAACATCGTCTGGCTTACGTTAGCGAGGCCCCAGTCAACTGGTGCCCCGAGCTTGGCACCGTGCTTGCCAACGAAGAAGTGATCGACGGCAAGAGCGAACGCGGCGGCCATCCCGTGCAGCGGCTGCCCCTCCGCCAGTGGATGCTTCGCATTACGGCCTACGCTCAGCGATTGGAAAGCGATCTCGAATCACTCGACTGGTCAGAAAGCATCAAGCAGCTTCAGCGAAATTGGATTGGCCGTAGCGCTGGTGCGGAAGTCGACTTCTTCCTCGGCACTGCCCAGCAGTACACTCCGTGGGAGATCGAGCGTAAGAAGCTCGGCTACCCTCGCAAACCAGGCACCGACGTGCTTCGCGTTTACACGACGCGTCCCGATACGCTTTTCGGGGCCACCTACATGGTCATCGCCCCGGAACATCCGCTTGTCGATCAACTGACCACCGCTGAGCAGTCCGACGCCGTGAAGAAGTACTGCCAGGCAGCCGCGTTCAAGTCCGACTTGGAACGCACCGAGCTTGCCAAAGACAAGACCGGCGTCTTCTCTGGATCGTATGCCATCAATCCGGTTACCGGTCAGCCCGTGCCGATCTGGATCGCCGACTACGTCCTAGCCAGCTACGGCACCGGGGCCATCATGGCCGTGCCGGCGCATGATGATCGCGACTTCGAGTTCGCTCAGAAGTTCAACATCCCGGTGATTGCCGTTGTCGACCCAGGCGACAAGTCCGACATCGACCGCGACGCGGTCCTTGCCGGCAAGGCCTGTGCGACCTTCGATGGTGTAGCGATCAATTCCGGCAAATACAACGGCATGAAGACCGCCGAGGTGAAGGCGCAGATCGCTCTCGACCTCGAACAGAACGGCCTCGGCCGCGAAGCGACCAACTTCAAGCTTCGCGACTGGCTCTTCAGTCGCCAGCGTTTCTGGGGCGAGCCTTTCCCGATCCTCAAAGAGCTGGATGCCAACGGCGAACCTACCGGCAAGATCCGCGCCGTACCGGTCGATCAGCTTCCGGTCGACTTGCCGCAGATCGAAGATTACAAGCCAATCGGGCGTCCGGAACCGCCGCTTGAAAAAGCGGACGAGTCGTGGCTTTACCCGGTCATCGACGGCGTGAAGTACAAGCGTGAAACGAACACCATGCCGCAGTGGGCTGGCTCGTGCTGGTACTACCTTCGCTTCATCGATCCGAAGAACGACCAGGTCTTCGTCGATCCAGAGAAAGAAAAGGCCTGGATGCCGATCGATTTGTACATCGGTGGTGCCGAACACGCCGTGCTTCACCTTTTGTATTCTCGCTTCTGGCACAAGGTGCTTTACGACCGCGGTTACGTTTCGACACCGGAACCCTTCCAGAAACTCGTCAACCAAGGGATGATCTTGGGCGAGATCGAATACATGGGCTTCCAAACGGAGGATGGTTCGTGGATCGCTAGTAACCTCGTGAAGAAGCAGGAAGACGGTTCGCTCGTCGATGACAAGGGGAACGCGGTCAAGTCGGTTGCACTTGCCGAGGGGGATGTCTTTAAGAAGGGGGACGGCTTTGTCCTAGCCGCTAACAACGACATCCGTATCGACTCGCGTGCCCACAAAATGTCGAAGAGCCGCGGCAATGTCGTGAACCCGGATGACGTCGTGCGTGATTTTGGTGCCGATAGTCTTCGCCTTTACGAAATGTTCATGGGCCCGCTTGAAGCGACCAAGCCATGGGCAATGGATGGTGTGAAGGGGGTTCGTGGGTTCCTCGATCGAGCGTGGCGTATGCTCATCGATCACAACGCCGAAGAGGTGGTCCTCAACGCGGCCATTCAAGACGTCGAGCCGACCGAAGAGCAGAACAAGATACTCCATCGTACGCTCAAAAGCGTCACGCATGACCTCAACAACATCAGCTTCAACACGGCCATTGCCCGCTTGATGGAGTTCACCAACTTCTTCACCAAGGAGTCGACGCGGCCCAAGAAAGCGATGGAGTGGTTCGCCCTCATGCTTTCGCCGTTGGCACCTCACTTAGCAGAAGAATTCTGGCAATTACTTGGCCACGGTAACACATTGGCTTATGAGCCATGGCCACAGTTCGTCGAGTCGTATACCAAGGACAACGAGGTCGAAGTCCCCGTACAGATTATGGGTAAAGTTCGCGGCCGTATCACGGTTCCAGCCGACATTAAGAAGGATGATCTTGAAGCTCTTGCAAAGGCCGACGCTCGCGTTCTGGAACTTCTCGAGGGAAAACAAATCGTGAAAACGATCGTCGTTCCGGGTCGTCTTGTAAATTTCGTCGTGAAATGA
- a CDS encoding inorganic diphosphatase, whose amino-acid sequence MTHAWHDVTPGEDIPREFCAVIEIPTGSSIKYELDKDTGLLRMDRMLYSAVHYPANYGFVPQTLAEDDDPLDVLVLCQEPVAPLTLITARAVGLMTMVDSGKLDHKIIAVAVTDPEYSSYNEAIDLPIHRRNMLRRFFQDYKMLEGKSVEVDEILPSELALPIINEALERYSEQRRRGFYRK is encoded by the coding sequence ATGACGCACGCTTGGCACGACGTGACCCCCGGTGAAGACATCCCAAGGGAATTCTGTGCGGTCATTGAGATCCCGACAGGGTCCAGCATCAAGTACGAGTTGGACAAAGACACGGGCCTTTTGCGAATGGACCGTATGCTGTATTCGGCCGTTCACTATCCGGCCAACTACGGATTTGTGCCGCAAACACTGGCCGAAGACGACGACCCGCTCGATGTGCTGGTTTTGTGCCAGGAACCGGTTGCCCCTTTGACGCTGATCACCGCCCGGGCTGTGGGCCTGATGACGATGGTCGATAGCGGCAAACTCGATCATAAGATTATCGCCGTCGCTGTGACCGATCCGGAATATTCTTCCTACAATGAAGCGATTGATCTGCCTATTCATCGCCGAAACATGTTGCGGCGCTTCTTCCAAGACTACAAGATGTTGGAAGGGAAATCGGTTGAGGTCGACGAGATCCTGCCATCGGAATTGGCTCTGCCGATCATCAACGAAGCCCTGGAACGCTATAGCGAACAGCGTCGCCGCGGATTTTATCGAAAGTAA